The following proteins come from a genomic window of Bactrocera dorsalis isolate Fly_Bdor chromosome 6, ASM2337382v1, whole genome shotgun sequence:
- the LOC125779118 gene encoding uncharacterized protein LOC125779118 encodes MDTTPKNVDEKVTKGGEGESKSTPGSVPGGAAAPGTTKSSPRSSRTKTLVGVSASGGRMREAGANPPKQVGKGGALIHDGIASTSRGTSARVMKGSTGGFSKGALARKLKSDRRLAAKIVKRYGGEHAGQVSEQHANTLEWAKKVLSESETDGSRLEANRHETAVKGQRSHEGETSLGKKPRTGAAPTFSEIAKGADARILGVLNRSREDGAISHEEWKRVAAAISSVFLRVVEENPGPPPKCVSAGWHHGLHKLTRCVDERSAILYKKAVSLVGEVWKGARLEAVDKEDLPLRPRARVWLPAEPSTAKEIEEILRYCNPTLPAHDWRVLRLERTNEPYRQALIMLNAEPIGPLSRTKGAINYGFEMMVLKVLPTDARADGAQAADAGEKGEGVSDGQATTESDPSLSDVTSTGGGSSIGDSVFSLEQLFEEVRVDHDLSAELALLEDSLKDEIPPD; translated from the coding sequence ATGGACACAACACCAAAAAACGTGGACGAGAAGGTGACAAAGGGAGGTGAAGGGGAGTCGAAATCGACACCCGGATCTGTCCCAGGGGGGGCTGCTGCTCCCGGGACGACGAAATCGTCGCCACGTAGTAGCAGGACTAAGACCCTGGTAGGAGTCTCCGCATCAGGCGGTAGGATGAGGGAAGCCGGCGCAAACCCGCCAAAACAGGTAGGGAAGGGTGGAGCCCTCATACACGACGGAATCGCCAGCACTAGCAGAGGAACTTCTGCTAGAGTTATGAAGGGGTCCACAGGGGGCTTTAGCAAAGGGGCTTTAGCTAGGAAGCTGAAGTCGGACCGTCGATTAGCGGCAAAAATAGTGAAACGCTACGGTGGTGAGCATGCTGGTCAGGTATCTGAGCAGCATGCTAACACGCTGGAGTGGGCCAAGAAGGTGTTAAGCGAGAGCGAGACCGATGGGTCACGACTCGAAGCGAATAGACACGAAACAGCGGTTAAGGGGCAAAGGTCGCACGAGGGAGAAACCTCTCTTGGCAAAAAACCGAGAACGGGGGCGGCGCCAACCTTCAGCGAGATTGCTAAAGGTGCTGATGCTAGGATACTTGGCGTTCTCAACCGCAGCAGGGAGGACGGGGCTATCTCCCATGAAGAGTGGAAGAGAGTAGCGGCGGCTATCTCTTCGGTCTTCCTTAGGGTGGTCGAGGAAAACCCTGGGCCACCCCCAAAATGCGTTAGTGCCGGCTGGCATCATGGGCTGCACAAGCTGACTAGGTGCGTCGATGAAAGATCGGCCATCTTATACAAGAAGGCAGTCTCTCTGGTGGGGGAGGTTTGGAAGGGAGCCAGACTGGAGGCCGTGGACAAAGAGGATCTTCCTCTTCGCCCTAGGGCTCGCGTCTGGTTGCCGGCCGAACCGTCCACTGCGAAGGAGATAGAGGAAATCCTCAGGTACTGCAACCCCACACTCCCTGCGCACGACTGGAGGGTTTTAAGGCTGGAGAGAACCAATGAACCATATCGGCAAGCGCTGATAATGCTTAATGCGGAGCCCATCGGTCCTCTCAGCAGAACCAAGGGAGCCATCAACTATGGGTTCGAAATGATGGTACTGAAGGTACTCCCAACGGATGCCAGGGCTGATGGCGCTCAAGCTGCAGATGCGGGGGAGAAGGGAGAAGGCGTTAGCGATGGTCAAGCGACCACGGAAAGCGACCCAAGCCTCTCGGACGTGACGAGTACTGGAGGCGGATCGTCGATCGGCGACTCCGTTTTCAGCCTCGAACAATTGTTTGAGGAGGTGAGGGTCGATCATGACCTAAGCGCTGAACTGGCGCTTCTAGAGGATAGTCTGAAGGATGAGattcctccagattaa
- the LOC125779142 gene encoding uncharacterized protein LOC125779142 — translation MLVRNELTVFLLPNFSNADVVTAKLECDTGNIWLVAAYMPHDDEVGPPPALLRRTLEEASRNGADVIIGSDANSRHSIWGSSDTNTRGESLFDFIISEYLCICNRGNSPTFVTAGREEVLDLTLASHRIAPLISNWRVIDDHSFSDHRYIGFSIDGEGPPRKSFRNPRNTDWEGYRRKLRQTLPRAPGVDTLATADVVDGWVEAFSSACITALESSCPLKTPKGRGKPQWWTLELSEIRASCRRLFNKAGRSGLPDDWVLYKTGLSIYKSELRRAKRISWKSFCEKVEGFHESSRFRRILAKNPVSLGYLKDVDGKWALSSEETLQMLLNAHFPSNTSSTEVPL, via the coding sequence ATGCTGGTCAGAAACGAActaacggtatttcttttacctaatttcagcaACGCTGACGTAGTTACAGCAAAGCTGGAGTGCGACACCGGGAATATCTGGCTTGTCGCTGCGTATATGCCTCACGACGATGAGGTGGGGCCACCTCCCGCATTACTAAGGAGGACCTTGGAGGAAGCGTCCAGGAATGGTGCTGATGTCATCATCGGCTCGGACGCCAACTCGCGACATTCGATCTGGGGGAGCTCGGATACCAACActagaggtgagtcgctttttgattttattattagcgAATATCTTTGCATCTGCAACAGGGGAAATTCTCCTACTTTTGTGACCGCAGGCAGGGAGGAGGTTCTCGATCTCACCCTAGCCTCACACAGGATTGCCCCGCTGATCTCGAACTGGAGGGTTATCGATGACCACTCCTTTTCGGATCATAGATATATCGGATTTAGTATTGACGGAGAAGGTCCTCCTAGGAAATCTTTCAGAAATCCTCGAAACACGGACTGGGAAGGTTACCGCAGAAAGCTTCGGCAAACTCTTCCACGCGCACCGGGGGTGGACACGCTGGCCACCGCCGATGTGGTGGATGGGTGGGTCGAGGCTTTCAGCTCGGCGTGCATCACTGCACTGGAGAGCTCCTGTCCATTGAAAACACCGAAGGGTAGAGGTAAACCTCAATGGTGGACTTTGGAGCTCTCGGAAATCAGGGCGTCCTGTAGACGCTTATTCAACAAGGCCGGTAGGAGTGGGCTACCCGATGATTGGGTCCTGTATAAAACAGGACTTTCGATATACAAGTCCGAGCTAAGAAGGGCTAAGAGGATCTCGTGGAAGAGCTTCTGCGAAAAAGTGGAGGGCTTTCACGAGTCCTCTAGATTCAGGCGAATTCTCGCGAAAAACCCTGTGTCCCTGGGGTACCTTAAGGATGTAGATGGGAAATGGGCGCTGAGCAGTGAAGAGACACTACAGATGCTCCTTAATGCTCACTTCCCTAGTAACACGTCCTCTACGGAGGTGCCTCTCTGA